The Polyangium aurulentum genomic interval TCGCGCGCCGCGTCCGTCTGCTGGAAAAGGGCGCCGGGGCGGTGGGGTGGCTGTCCGGGTCCGCGCTGCTCTGGTAGGGTCGCCGCCGCGATGAAAGAGCACGGCGAGCGAATGAAGGGGCGGCGCATCGGATTCCTGGGCGGCGGCAGCATGGCGGGCGCGCTCATCCGCGGCCTTCTGCACTCGTCGACGGTCACGGCAGATCAGATCCAGGCGAGCGACGTCAAGGAAGAGCGGCGCGCCGAGCTCGAGCGCGTCTACGGGATCAAGGCCACCGACGACAACGAGGCGCTCGTTCGCTGGGCGGACGTGGTCGTGATCTCGGTGAAGCCGCAGATCGTCGACCGGGTGCTCGGCTCCATCGCGGCGGGGCTCGGCGAGGGCGATCTCGTGGTGTCGGTGGCGGCGGGCGTGCCGATCGAGGCGATCGAGGCGCGGCTACCGAGCTCGGCGCGCGTCATCCGCTCGATGCCGAACACGGCGGCCATCGCTCTCGCGGGGGCGACCGCGATCGCGCCCGGCTCGCATGCGACGCGCGAGGACGTCGAGGTGGCGCGGGCGCTGTTCGAGGCGGTGGGCAGGTGCGTGGTGCTCGACGAGTCGCTGCTCGACGCGGTCACGGGCCTCAGCGGCAGCGGCCCGGCGTACGTGATGCTGATGATCGAGGCGCTCGCGGACGGCGGGGTGAAGGTCGGCCTCGGGCGCGACACGGCGCTCTTGCTCGCGGCGCAGACGGTGTACGGCGCGGCGAAGCTCCAGCTCGAGACGGGCGAGCACCCTGGGAGGCTCAAGGACATGGTGACGAGCCCGGGCGGCACCGCGATCGCGGGCCTGCACACGCTCGAGGCGGGCGGCTTGCGGCGCACGCTCATCGACGCCGTGGAGGCTGCGGCCACGCGCTCGGCCGAGCTTGGCGAGCAGATGGCGAAGAAGCTCAAGCGATAGCGGGGCCGAGCTGTCCGCCCCAGAGCGGGCCCTCCTATTGAAGTAGCCTCGTTCTATAGGGCGCCGCTGGGCGCCGCCGGCCTCGCACGGCCCTCGTAAAGCACTGCAGGGGGCATGCCACGAGGGACGGCTCGCTCCTCCTGGGCCGGTGCGGGCGGGGCGGCAGGGAATTTTTCCCTGGGTCCGAGGAATTCTTCCCGGCATCGTGCGCGGGCCCCTGCGCTGATTTCCCCGATTTTGTGCGGATTCGGCGCTTGGCATCGATGGTGCTCCAAAGCGCTGCGTGCTCGCAGGGATGAGGGCTGGTGC includes:
- the proC gene encoding pyrroline-5-carboxylate reductase, with amino-acid sequence MKEHGERMKGRRIGFLGGGSMAGALIRGLLHSSTVTADQIQASDVKEERRAELERVYGIKATDDNEALVRWADVVVISVKPQIVDRVLGSIAAGLGEGDLVVSVAAGVPIEAIEARLPSSARVIRSMPNTAAIALAGATAIAPGSHATREDVEVARALFEAVGRCVVLDESLLDAVTGLSGSGPAYVMLMIEALADGGVKVGLGRDTALLLAAQTVYGAAKLQLETGEHPGRLKDMVTSPGGTAIAGLHTLEAGGLRRTLIDAVEAAATRSAELGEQMAKKLKR